In the Budorcas taxicolor isolate Tak-1 chromosome 1, Takin1.1, whole genome shotgun sequence genome, ATCTTCTTGTTTTCTGAGTATGATGTTTATTTTAATCAGATTCTATTTTTGTGCTCATATTCTGAGTTAGCGCAAGTTGGGTTGATGGCTTATCTGATCTGCTATCCAAAATCTGGCTTTGGGGCCTGAGCTTTGCTAATAGTGAGGGATGCTGTTTTAAGTTTAGgcaattttatgtgaattttaaagCAATATAATCACTCATTTAAGAATCTCTGATTAAAGAAAAATGACCAGGTGTTGCAGAgatactcaattaaaaaaaaaaagcctggccATTCATAGAGAGGCATATGTTAGTTGAACTCAATGTGCCTTAGCTCATAATAAACAGAATTGAAGTGTTACTGAATTTTACCACTTAAtaaagactaattttttttttttcaaattttagcaTCAGGTTCCTTACCTGAATATAAACAGACTAGTGAATTTTCTATTAAAGGGACCAATCACCCACCAGAATGAGGTAAGGATTACTTTAAAAACACCTGAACGAACAGCAGCCTTGGAAAGAAACCTTACCTAAACTTCCTTTACTGATTTAAGAGCTGTAATAACCCCTTGGACGGAGTTTCCTGTTCAGGAGGAGGCTGATTCTTAGTCCTGGGATGTGAGAGTTCAGCTGCCTTAAACTCTCCTTTAGGGGAGCTTTCAgtcccattggaaaagaccttgatgctgggaaagactgagtgtGGGAGAAGaggtgacggaggatgagatggttggttggcatcactgactcaagaacatgagtttgaacaaactccaggagatggtgaaggacagggaaccctggcatgctgcagttcatggggttgcaaagagtcaggcacaattagtgactgaacaaccagcAACCATCCCAGAAGAGCACCATCCCTAGCACCTGGATGGACAAACCTGATAGAACCTTCTATACTTTCCCACTGAAGCTCCTACTGCTCCTGCTTTTGTTAAGCTGGTCTTGAAACCACGGTCTTTGGCAATTTGGGGAGCCCTTCCCTCTCACACCATGTGGACTATTCTCctatgtgatggttaattttatgtgtcaaatcGACTGGACTGCAGAGTGCCCAGAAATTTTGTGAAACATTCTTCTGGGTATTTCTGGATTAGTCTGATATTTAAATTGATGACTCCTCAGTAAAGCAGACTGCTTTCCCTAATGTTGGTTATCCTCAAGCAATCTGAGGACTACAGCCCTGAGTGGAACAACAGGTTGACTTCTCCCTGGAGAAGTGCAAACTCTTCTGCGTGGTTGCTTTCAAGTTGGGACACTGGGTTTTGAATGTCCTTCAGACTGGAAACATACCCCTGACTCTCCTGATTCTCAGGTATTCAGAGATGGACTGGAACTACATCCCTGGATCCCCTGGCTTTCCAGCTTGCTTACTGCAGATCTTGTCAGCCTCCATATCATGTGAGAAAATTCCTGACAATAAATCTATTAATCAGTCAACCAGTCCTATTGATTCTGCTTCTCCAGAGAACTCTAACACATCTTGTTGATCTGTATGTTGTTAATTAGTTCACAGGTCCCCAGCCACTTGGATACAAGTTGACTGAGGAAAAGTTTTCCTCCCAAGAGTTTTGATAATGAGGATGGGGTATTCAGGACTCTCCACTCACTCTGGAgggtgcagtgattttgaaacctgCAATGAAGCCAGAGAAAGTCAACTTTCTTATCAGTCTGACTCTTGGGTCTCTGCCACATGTTCAATTAAATGAGGGTGATAAGAAATCTCCCttcttaaaaatggaaacactCATAGTTTAGATATACAAGAAAAATTTTGGGCTAGAACTAGTTTTCTAGGTATTATGATTCTTGGTTTAAATTAGTCCTTCCCAGAGATAAcagattttcctggtggctccgatagtaaagaatctacctgcaaagtaggagacccaggtttgaacccttattcaggaagactctctggagaagggaatggtgacccactccagtattattgcctggaaaatccatcaGAAAAAGGAGCCTAGGGGACAAAGATTTGAACACGACTGTATgcctaacaccttcacttttccATAGATAGTCCTTGTGTCCATTTGTCCTTGTCTCTTGTGTCATTGTTTTGTATTGTGCTGTTTGTGTTTTTCATAAGAGTGAGAATCATAAAGTAGATAGAATATACAGGCATAGGTTCTATTTATCTGTTGTTTGAATTGGCCTCAGAGGCCGTGAACTTGAGATTCTCACTGGACTGGTGTTCACTTGAACCAACTTTGTTGTGAGTCACCTACAAAACTGAATGAGGCGCTTCAttcatcttgattttttaaattgtttttgtaaatttttaattgcattttgaaatttttttgtatttttaattgataattgctttataatattgcattGGTGTCTGTCAtataccaacatgaatcagctgtaagtatacatatatcccctcgctCTTGAACTTCTCTCACATCCcgccctatcccacccctctaggttgtcacagaacacctgTTTCAGTTCCTGTGTCACAGAGCAAATTCCCactattttacatatgctaatgtatgtttccatgctactctcttcattcctcccaccctctcctccctccactgtctataagtctgttctctatgtctgtccagactcatcacttcatggcaaatagatgggggaaacaatggaaacagtgagagattgtattttggggggactccaaaatcactacagatggtgactgcagccatgaaattaaaagacatttgctccttggaagaaaagctatgaccaacctagacagcatattaaaaagcagagacattactttgccaacaaaggtctgtctagtcaaggctatggtttttccagtagtcacgtacagatgtcagagttggactataaagaaagctgagcactgaagaattgatgcttttgaactgtgatgttgaagactcttgagagtcccttggactgcaaggagatcaaactagtccatcctaaagaaaatcagtcctgaatattcattgcaaggattgatgctgaagttgaaactccaatactttggccacctgatgtgaagaactgactcattggaaaagaccctgatgctgggaaagatagaaggcaggaggagaaggggatgacagagaatgagatggttggatggcaccactgactcaatggacatgggtgtgggtaggctccaggagttggtgatggacagggaggcctggcgtgctgcagtccatggggtcacaaagagtcagacacgactgaatgactgaactgaactatctgtgtctccattgaaagcaaagtcactcagtcatgtccaactctttgtgactccgtggactgtagcccgccaggctcctccatccatgggattctctaggcaagaatactggagtgggttgccatttccttctccaggggatcttcctgacccaggtatcaaacccaggtctcctgcattgcaggcagacactttaacctctgagccaccagggaagctccgtTGCtggcctgcaaataggttcaccagtaccatctttctagcttccatatatatgcatttatatgtgatttctgtttttctctgagaATGCTGTTGAACtcctcctaacaccatacataaactCAAAATCGGTTAAAGACCTAAaagtaaggccagaaactataaaactcttagaatttaGGCAGGACACTCTatggcataaatcacagcaagatcctttatgacccatctcctagagtaatggaaataaaaacaaaaataagcaaatgggacctaattcaacttaaagcttttgcacagcaaaataaactataaacaaggtgaaaagacaaccatcTTGATTTTGGTTTCTGAGAGCTTGGCTTAGCTGCAGAAAGAGCATCTTTTCCCATTTTCTGCCTATAAGGGGTGCAGATGGTAGGGTCTGTACCTGGATGAGGCCGGCTGTCAGGTCAAGGTTCTGAGACATGAAGAACCATTATTGGCTCTCAGGGGACTGTCTAATCCACAGCCTTTCCTATCTCATTATCTTTGTAGTGTTGAGAATTCCTTTCTTAGTATTGTCTACCAGGAATCATGGATTAGATGGGAGATAGATTAGATGGATTTGTGGGAGACTGGAGTACCATCCTCACTGCCTGTCACAACTTGCTCTCCTTCTTTTCAGCTATCTGTGGGAGTTCCTTTGGATTATGGAGGCTGCATTTTCTGTCCTCTTCAGGGACACCTCTCATGCACATAGTTAAATTATATTCTAAGCCTGGAGGTTTACCTCCAGGTCTTCCCCCAAAGAGACAATACTTTGTGTTACATTTGAATAGATATACTCATGCTGATCCTAATTGTGAAAGGCCAGACAATGgatcatataatttataaaagcTGTTATATTTAAGGGACTTATAGAATGCTCTCATCCTACACAAATACCCTCTTGGTACTCTGGGAGGATCGGATAGAAAGAAGGGCACAAAACATATTAAAACTGgcctaaaatgttcccttgggtttcccggctggtaaagaatctgcctggagggggcactttgatctctgttgGCAAGATCTTctggataaagaaatggcaactcaccccagtattcttgcctggggaaatctcatggacagaggagcctggtggggtacagttcatggggttgcaaaacagtcagacacaactgagcaactgagtgactaaacaagaaaatatttccttagcAAAATTCAAGAGCAGAAGTCAGACTCAGAACAAAAATTTGATTTACTGTAAattctcctctgcctccttcttaTACTCACCTTTACCTCCAGCTCCTTATTCCCAACTCCCCAGAAGATCTTTTAGATCCACCTTTTCCGAATCCACTTCCATTTCCTCAACTAATTCTTTTAATCTCCCAAACTTTCATGGCTTCCCCAGAAAATCTCTTGACCATCTAACCACCTgctttaacttctctttctttacAATAATTACAAGAGGCTTTaaaaaaactgactttaaaaCATAAGGTAGTCGTCATTCCTATGAGTGTTTTCAACCAAgaaatggggtctcctgcattgcaggcagattctttacctactgagctatcatAGAAGACACCAGTGTAAATACGTGAATTTGCCTTTTGGTTGGTTGACTTGGTAAAGTTGATATCCAGATAATTCCAGCCTGTGATGAAAGAAATTGCAAGAATTCCTTGCATTTTGAAGATTTTAACTCATGTAACAATATTTCAAGATAATTTTCTTAACCTGGTACTTGTTAAGATATTTCTTAGGTGTATATATTTCCTATAATGCCAATTACAATGAAATAATCTGGGGCTTAGGAAATTTGCAAGGTATAAGAACTGAAGAAAATGCAGAGGTGAAGTTAATGTATTTTAGATATATATCACTTCCTATTTACATAGAAAGGTATTTTCCCTTTGGTATGATTCTAAATTGCAAAagtgttaatttaaaaaaggtcAGCATTTTTAGTTTGAATATTCAGCAATATGAAGTTATATAAATCAAGCTACATTAagaagaatttatgttttcacATGTCAGATCAAAACAGactaatatttacatttaaaacatgACTGTATTGTATACTCATAACCAGAAGTTAAATTCAACTACTAattttgctaaaaatattttattaagtaatAATAAATATCTATAAGGTGCTATGCAATACACAAAAGAAACATCAAAGAATGGTTAAAATTGGGTGGTTAGCTCCTAATGAAGCTGTGTGATCCTTTCAACTggattcaataaataaatattttcagcattCTAGTTTATGGTAAGCTACAGAGTTAACAAGATTGTCCAAATAAATCATTAATTTTACATGTAGTCTGTTTATCCCTGCAAATAAATGGTCCAGAAATAAGAAAGCTGGTTTTATGATAAACACTAAATATCATACAATAGTGAAATTTTCTATTGAAATTATTGTTCATTATCAAGATCTAAATGTGTCCAATATATGCTCTCCAACCTGGATGGCAAAAGAGGTGGACAATAAATACTGACATAGCcaactaatttttataaaatacaattaataagtaggaagttaagaggcATGTATTCCtatttatatataatcatatgAAAAGGGAAGGAACCAAAAGCTAGCCACATGATAATCATCTTTCCTTTGGTATCACTGTTGTATATCCTTGTTTTATGAAGTAAGCATGTATGAGAGTAAGGCTGAGACAAGATATTTAGACATAAAGTATTAGTAATAAAGGAAACTAAACTCTGCTTATTCTCTCTTCTTCGGAAAAACATACAACTCAAAGATTTGTATTAGTTTCATTCAGAAAACTGACCATTCCACTTCTAACTTCAGCTGAGGGTTATAGGCAACAGTGTAGGAGATCATGGTGCGTTCTCCACGAGTGCTCAGTAAATGACTTTTGATTAATGGTTTAGTCTAAGTTCATCATTGATACTAAAACATAACAACTCAGAGTGTATTTCTTGTTAACAATACCATTACAAATACAAAAAGCACATTATAttgtttttaaggtttttgtcattcaagacaaaaattaaatacaaatcagatatattgttatatatttcaAAGAAGACAAGAAAGCCACGGAATTGGTCCTTTAGCAgaatacagatttttcttttaagagaatGAAGACTAGTAGAGACACATTTCATTTGAATGGAAATACtagtatctttttttcttacacTTTTGGAACTTTGGGCTATATTCATTTCCTCTACTGTTTTCTGTGCTACTATCGCTATCACTGCTTTGTTTCTGCCTCTTTCGTTTATTCGTCTGATAAAGGTCTGGGTCACTTGGCTGCTGGTGAGTCCATTCGTAAGAGCTGGGCCCAGCCTCCAGATCTGAAACATGATTCAGTGAGGAAGATGCAGAAGTGCTATTAGGAAGCGGTGCTGTCATCTCATAGTAAGGGAGCTGCGGTGCTGGGTTATACATAGGCCACTGCTGTGGGAAAAACCCACACATATTCACCTACCAAAACAAGcccacagaggaaaaaaagagaaacagttaGAGTTTACATTTACTATACAAATAACTACGAGCAAACCAGACCATGTGTCAGTAAGGACAGGGATGCACTAGTTTCCTTAAACGATTAACAAAGATTCCAGCTGGTGTAAATAGCGTACTGCAGTACAGATTAGTGCTGTCCTATAGAAATATAATGTAAGCCACATGGGTGGGTAGTTTTAAATCTAATAGTCACAGGATGAAAATAACAATGAAACACgtgcaattttaaataatatatcctgtgtgtgtgctcatttgctcagttgtgtctgattctttgccatcccacggactgtagcccaccaggcttctctgtccatggaatttcccaggcaagaatactgaagtgagttgccatttcctactccaggggatcttcctgacccagggatcgaacccacatctcttgtgtctcctgcattggcaggtggattatttatcactgagtcacttgggaagcccttatatattttatttatctccaAATGtccaaaatattgtcatttcaacatgtaaccaatataaaaattattcatgagatattttacttttttatactaAGTCTTTAATATCTGGTGTGCCTTTTATACTTATGGgtgtggtttagtagctaagttgtgttcaacttttgtgaccccatggacggtagcccaccaggctcctctgtccacaggatttcccaggcaagaagactggagtgggctgcaatttccttttccaggggatcttcccaacccaggggttgaatctgggtctcctgcactacaggtagattctttactgactgagctaccagggaaaggaagaaagaaagaaaatgaagtcgcccagtcgtgtctgcttctttgcaaccccatagactgtatgtagcctactaggcttcttcatccatgaggttttccaggcaagagtactggagtgggttgctatttccttctccaagggagctaccagggaagccctatatatttatatatttatacttatattcaaaagcatattCAATTTGGATACTAAATTTTCATGGAAAATATTTAATCAGAATTTAGATTATATAAAATTTAGTCGAAATAGTAGATACACATACCCAAGTTTTTTTGCAAACATACTTCAAAGTTTTGCAATAATTGCATCAAGTTCCTGTTCCTAAACTTAAACTttaattaagtaaaatgaaaataatcactCCTTATGGATGGCTGATAGTCACCATATTTTCCAGCACAGCAGTCAATTCTTATGATAGATTAACTCAAAATTTCTAGCTATTCAAAGTAGATTAaggacctatttgcagggcaggaatagagacacagacacagagagacttgtggacatggcagaagaaggagagggtgggacaaattgagagagtagtagaaaaaaacacattaccatgtgtaaaatagacagctagagGGAAGCTGCTACAAAACACAGGGAGCTGAGTTcacctcagtgctctgtgatgacctagagggctcgGATTCGGTGGAcaggagagaggctcaagagggaaggcaTATATGTAGGCTTaggactgattcatgttgttgtacagcagaaaccaacacaacattgttaagcaattttcctccaataaaaaataaaaaataaaattagtaaccagtaatgctgaatggGGCAACATTAATACTTATTAATGTTTTTCAGTGAAAGTATAAATAGTATAAATTGTCCATTGACTGTGGACAATGTGATCATAAAGTTATTTACTTCCATTAAAAAAGATTAATAGGGAATCCAAGCTCtcgtgtgtgcatatgtgtatgtacatattgCTCAtctcaacaaagagaaaaataatgccaCAAAGAAGATATTGATGGTTTTAGATGAGAACTGGCTGTTTATTACTATCTCACCATAAACAAGaaaagggctttcctgatggctcagtgggtaaagattctgcctgtaatgcaggagacttgggtttgatccctgggttgggaagatcctctggagaaggaaatggctacctactccagtatccttgcctgggaaatcccatggacatagaagcctggtgtgctacagtccacagggtcacaaacgagtcagacacaactaagcacagacCGTTTAACCAAGAAAAgttttttccaaaaattaaattatcaaCTTTCGTTATGTTTACAAAGTGAAAATGGCTATTTGAAAAATCTGAAGATCATATGTATGTTGGATGTTTGCAAAAAATCTCGTGTTAATCAGAATACCTGTGTTATAGTCCCACAGCTGTCATTAACAAGTTTGTATAATCTTGGGCTTGCTGATtaatctctgaacctcagttttactatatataaaatgagaagttaaaagaaaacatttcctaaGTTCCCCTTTAACAATATAGTCCACCACTGCAATTTCTAGGCCAGAACCACATTTTTTGAGAGTCTTTGGAAAAAACGTAGTTTACTCTACCAACTGAGAAACTTTGCctttagttaaaataaaaatctatgtatAAAAGCAGTATACGGTGATTGATGACTACATTCTATCAAAATGCTTCGTTAAATAGTATTCAATTCTAGAAACataccttttaaattttaaaaatatagtcattTAAGTGATTCAAATTTACTTTACCACAGTGCATTATCACTTGCATCTGCCATTTTTCATTTATACACTAGATGTTTGTGGAGATAACATGAGTGGGATTTCAGATGATCGATTTCAGATAAAAGAGCAGATAGCCACTGGGGCACAATGCTCAAGGCATATTCTGCCTTCACTATAGGCTTAGAGTTGAGCTTAAGTTCCAAGCAGTTTTCATATCCTTTCTAGTTTGTATTATCATGTTACATTTTCAACCAAAGGCATATCAAACTTACCATCttctgaaacagaaaatattcttGAGATAAAGATGCATTATTAATTGGAGAGAACTGCATGGAAAAGGAAGATCTCCCCATGGCTTCTTCATTTCTTGAGAGAGGTAAAAGAAGTAATATGAAGTTAaaattcctatggacagaggtactctagtcttaaaaaaaaatacagcttcaTAATTAAAAAACTTCTCTAAAAGCTCAATTAAGATAAATTTAACTTTAAACATATTACACTAATAATGTAGTGACATAGCAGTATCTCAAGTCTTATTAATTACCACATACTGAAATCTCAATATTTACAGCCACATTTGGCTTTCTGATAGGAAAATGTTAATCAGTGTTATAGTTGTATAAAGGCATAGAATACTCAGATATGAAGAATGCAAAGTAAGTCAATAATCACCAAGTGTACACTCAATCTTTTACCAATAAAAAAGggtgaaagaaaaataggaattttTTCAATTCATTTTTGAAGGTACTTTCACTGTTTAACTAAAAAAATTATGCTCTTTGTTAAACAGGCTGCTGATATGAGCATGAACACCTATTTGCTGATTTCTTCTACATGGTGATagcggtaaagaactcgcctgccaatgcagaagacgtgagactcgggttcgattcctgggttgggaaaactccgggaggagggtatggcaacccacttcagtattcttgcctggagacttccatggacagaggagcctggggggttatggttcatagggttgcaaagagacagacacgactgaagtgattttgcACACACGCACAATCCCTGATTAACATCAGAAGTGtccaaaaatttcatttatatatgtaaTGCTTGCATCTATGGAGATCTCTAATAAATCCCAATGTTATATGTACTGGCTGGATTCTCACCTAGTCCTCATTATAGCTAGTCTTCATTCTACTTGCTCCACAGTATCCCACAATTTTAACACTAATACTGCTAACCTTAGGACAGGAAGTTTACTATGGGAAAGGTGAATTAAAACAGGCAGATGGAGGCAAAGGTAAGGGCAGGAGAATAACAAGAAGCTGTCAGACGGATAGTTGTCAGTTCATGGTGAGAGCAGGATCACAGAAGCCAGTGGGAAAGTGGGTTTCAGCAAGGAAATACTTAGACAGTATTGGTGTTAAAGTAAACTGGATAAGCATCAGAGCTACTCTATCATTGATCAGAAGATTCCTGACAACAAACTGTTAGAAGAACAGCTTCCAAACAACAGTGGGCTTAAGAAGTGAATAGGAAGTAAAGACGTGAAGGATAATTTTTCAgtgagaagaaggggaaaatataACAGACTGATTTGGAGACAAAGTTCAAGGAGACGTGAACATGTGTTTGCAGTAAGTGATGgcaaagaaacaagataaaaagcaCAGTGAGGTTATAAACTGGGGAAGATGTGACCCAGTAGCAGAGGTGGTGAGATTAGCATCATTATAAAAATAGCTGCAAAATTTCTAAAACCACTCTCTTTCCCATGAGAATTTCAGGGCGTGCATATGTTTCTCCATAGAGGAATCACGTGTAAATTGGGAAGTCACAAGCTGAACTGTTTCAactcaaaatttatatgttgtAGTCCTAACCCCAAATAATTCAGAATATGACCTTatgtgtgagagttagactataaagaaagctgagcaccaaagaattgatgcttttgactgcagtgttggagaagactcttgagagtgtctcggactgcaaggagatccaaccagtccatcttaagggaaattagtcctaaatatacattggaaggactgacactgaagctgaaaccccaatactttggccacctgatgtgaagaagtgattcactggaaaagatcctgatgctgggaaagattgaaggcaggcggagaaggggatgacagaagatgagatggttggaaggcatcactgacttgatggacatgaatttgagcaagctctgggagttggtgatggatcaacagggaagcctggggtgctgcattccatggggtcacaaagagtcagacatgactgagagactgaactgaagcgtgaccttatttggaaagaggGTTGCTGCAGAAGTAATTAACTAAGAGGAGTAGGATGTGCTAAACAGGTATCCTTCCTTATTACAGTCAAAGGGGAAACTTGTGGAGACAGATGCACACAGGGAGAACATCATATGGAGACGAAGGCAGAGAACTGGGTGATGCTTGTACATGTCAAGGAATATCAACGATTGCCAAAAAATCAGGGGAAGCTATGAGACAGgcactggtttccctggtggttcaaatggtaaagaatccacctgcagtatgggagaactgggttcagtcccggttgggatgatcccctggaggaggacatggcaaccccctctagtatccttgcctgtagaatcccatggacagaggagcctggcgggctacagtctacgggactgcagagagtcgaacatgactgagcaactaagcacagcacagcatacacGAGAGAGGCACAGAACAGATTCTTTCTCATCGCCCTCAAAAGGAACTCTAgcagacaccttgattttggactttgagctgtgagacaatacatttctgtgtTTAACTTCGTTTGTGATACTTTTTACGGTGGCCTTAGCActgagaagctaaaggcaaaggagaaaaggaaagatatacccatttgaatgcagagttccaaagaatagcaaggggagatgagaaagccttcctcagtgatcagtgcaaagaaatagaggagaacaatagaatgggaaagactagagatctcttcaagaaaattagagataccaagggaacatttcatgcaaagatgggcacaataaatgacagaagtcatatggacctagcagaagaagaagatattaagaagtggcaagaatacacagaagaatatacaaaaaagatctgcatgacccagataatcacaatggtgtgatcactcacctagagccagacatcctggaatgtgaagtcaagtgggccttaggaagcatcactacagacaaagctagtggagatgatggaattctaattgagctatttcaaatcctgaaagatgatgctgtgaaagtgctgcactcaatatgccagcaaatttaaaaatctcAGCAGTATccataggtcagttttcattccaatccctaaggaaggcaatggcaaagaatgctcaaactaccgcacaattgcactcatctcacatgctagcaaagtaatgctcaaaattctccaatccaggatttaacagtacatgaatcatgaacttcccgatgttcaagcttgttttagaaaaggcagaggagccagagatcaaactgccaacatctgttggattatcaaaaaagcaagagagttccagaaaaacatctacttctgctttattgactatgccaaagcctttgactgtttggatcacaacaaactgtggaaaattctgagagagatgggaataccagaccacctgacctgccttctgagaaatctgtatgtaggtcaagaagcaacggttagaactgtacgtggaacaacaggctggctCCTAATCgggaaaggtgtacgtcaaggctgtatgttgtcactctgcttatttaacttatatgcaaaatacatcatgagaaactctggcctggatgaagcacaagctggaatcaaattgccaggagaaatatcaataacctcagacatgcagatgacaccacccttatggcagaaagtgaagaacaactaaagagcctctggatgaaagtgaaaga is a window encoding:
- the RBM11 gene encoding splicing regulator RBM11, producing the protein MLPAQEEANRTVFVGNLEARVREEILYELFLQAGPLTKVTICKDREGKPKSFGFVCFKHPESVSYAIALLNGIRLYGRPINVQYRFGSSRSCEPANQSFESCVKINSHSYRNEEAMGRSSFSMQFSPINNASLSQEYFLFQKMVNMCGFFPQQWPMYNPAPQLPYYEMTAPLPNSTSASSSLNHVSDLEAGPSSYEWTHQQPSDPDLYQTNKRKRQKQSSDSDSSTENSRGNEYSPKFQKCKKKRY